The genomic DNA ACCACCGACACGGGTGTGGAGTTCGACGGTGTCGTCCGCATCGACACCCCCGGTGAGGCGGACTACTACCGCAACGGCGGCATCCTGCAGTACGTGCTCCGCAGCCTGATCCGCAAGTAGGTCGGCCCGCAGCATCAGGAGGGGCCGCATCCCGGTGACGGGGTGCGGCCCCTCCGCGTTTGCGCGTGCGGCGTGCGGCGTGCGGCGTGCGGCGTGCGGCGAGTGAGTGCTGAGCCGCTGTGCCCGGCCGCGCCACGCCGCGGTTCAGCCGTTCGACGGGGTCCGTTCGACCTCGGCGATCCGGCACTTCGTACCGCGCGGCACCTCACCGAGGCCCTGCACCTTCGACTTGGCCGACTTGCCGGGAGCCAGGCCGGTCACCGTGGTGACCCCCTCGGAGACCTGGGTGCCGTCCTTGTCCACGAACTCGACGAACACGATGTAGTCCGCCGTGCTCCCGGACCCGTTCACGACCTTCACATCGGCCTCGGGCCACCCGATCACGGAGTCCCTCGCGCACCGGGCGACCGAGATGTCGGCCCTGGCGGCCGTACCGGTTTCGGTCGGCTCCGCCAGGGGCTCCTCCTCCGTCAGCGCCTCGGCGGAGGGCGTCCCGCCCGGTGCGGCCGACGAGGAGAGCGGCCGCTTCAGCGACTCGGGGGCCGCCCTGTCCACCGCCGTGTAGACGAGTGTCGCCACGGCTGACATGGCCAGCAGCCCGCCGCTCAGCGACAGCGTGACGATCAGCCCGGTTCGCTGCTTGCGCGGGGGTGGCGGCGGAGGCGGCGCGGACGAAGAGAAGGGCGACGGCGGCGGTGACGGCGGCGGAGGTGGTGGAAAGCTGTCCGGCAAGAGGTCCCCCCACGGGAATCGATCAAGACATGTGTACGAGCCATACGGTACGTGGGTACGGACCATGACGGAGCGCCGGAAGGCGCGCATCCTCGGCGCGGAGAGCGGAAAGACCATGGGCGAGCTGATCCTGGTCCGGCACGGCGAGACCGAGTGGTCCCGCTCCGGGCAGCACACGAGCTACACCGACCTGCCGCTGACGGACATCGGTGAACGCCAGGCCCGCGCACTCGTCCCGCTCCTGGCCGGCCGGAACATCGCGCTCGCCCTGGTCAGCCCGTACGTACGGGCCCGCCGCACCGCCGAGCTGGCCGGGCTGACCGCGCCCCGGGTCACCCCGGAGCTGCGCGAGTGGGACTACGGCGGCTACGAGGGCGTGACCACCGTGGAGATCCACCGCACCCGCCCCCTGTGGAACCTGTGGACCGACGGTGTCGACCCCGGCACCGACGCACACCCGGGGGAGAGCCCGCACGAGGTCGGCGCACGGGCGGACCTGGTCCTCGCGGGGGTGCGGTCGGCCACCGAACGGACCGGGGACGGGGACATTGTGCTCGTCGCGCACTCGCACTTCCTGCGCGTCCTCATCGCCCGCTATCTCGGGCTGACCCCGGCGGAGGGGCGGCTCTTCCAGCTGGCGACGGGCGCCCTCTCCCGGCTCGGTACGGAGCACGGGCAGCCGGTCGTCACCGCGCTGAACCTGGCACTTCCCGAAGGGCTGTCGGCGGCCGTGGGCAGCGAGGCCCGCTGAGCCGTACGGAGGGGACGCGGCCGGCACCACGTGCGAGGCACCGGCCGCCGTCCGGCCCGGCCGCCGTCCGTCCCGCCCGTCGTCCGGCCCGGGTGACGGCTCATGCCGCTTTGAGGCCGGTGAGATGGGCGAAGACGACCACGTTCGCCGAATAGCCGTTCTTCTTGTCGAACCGCCCGCCGCACGTCAGCAGCCGCAGCTCCGGACGCCCGGTCGGGCCGTAGACCTTGTCGTCGGGGAAGTCTTCCTTCTTGTACGTCTTCACGTCGTCCACGGTGAAGACGGCGGTGCGGCGGTCGGCCCGCCGGACCTTGACGGTGTCCCCGCGGTGCAGGGCGTTCAGATTGAGGAAGATCGCGGGGCCGGTGCGGGTGTCCCGGTGGCCGACGATCAGGGCGGTTCCC from Streptomyces sp. NBC_00654 includes the following:
- a CDS encoding histidine phosphatase family protein — translated: MGELILVRHGETEWSRSGQHTSYTDLPLTDIGERQARALVPLLAGRNIALALVSPYVRARRTAELAGLTAPRVTPELREWDYGGYEGVTTVEIHRTRPLWNLWTDGVDPGTDAHPGESPHEVGARADLVLAGVRSATERTGDGDIVLVAHSHFLRVLIARYLGLTPAEGRLFQLATGALSRLGTEHGQPVVTALNLALPEGLSAAVGSEAR